Proteins from a genomic interval of Paenibacillus lentus:
- the xylF gene encoding D-xylose ABC transporter substrate-binding protein — translation MGLAAILLAISLTGCGVVSDGSANTKNNEGTGNAAAGKDDGKIVIGLSMDTLKEERWQKDRDIFSAKVKELGGDVKVLAANGDDATQLNQAEQLISQGVDVLVVIAHNAEATAPIVEKAHKEGIKVIAYDRLINNAEVDYYISFDNVRVGELQAQAIIDQAPTGNIVYIGGADTDNNAHMFKTGAMNILKPLEEKGDIKIVYDQFSKDWKPEEALKNMENALTAVKNDVQGVVAANDGTAGGAIQALTSQGMAGQIPVSGQDADLAAVQRIAEGTQQMTVYKPIKSIATKAAEMAMAAAKGEDISTDTTVYNGKIDVPSVLLDPIPVSKDELSILIEDGFHKLEDVYKNVPKDQWPQ, via the coding sequence ATGGGTCTAGCGGCCATTTTGTTGGCAATCTCTCTTACAGGCTGCGGCGTCGTGTCGGATGGCAGTGCCAACACAAAGAATAACGAAGGTACAGGAAATGCAGCCGCAGGCAAAGACGACGGCAAGATTGTCATTGGGCTGTCGATGGACACGCTGAAGGAGGAGCGCTGGCAGAAGGATCGGGATATTTTCTCAGCCAAAGTCAAGGAACTCGGCGGTGATGTGAAGGTGCTGGCTGCGAACGGGGATGATGCCACACAGCTTAACCAGGCGGAGCAGCTGATTTCTCAAGGAGTTGACGTGCTTGTCGTTATCGCGCACAATGCAGAAGCGACCGCGCCGATTGTGGAGAAGGCGCATAAAGAAGGCATCAAGGTTATCGCTTACGATCGCTTGATTAACAATGCGGAAGTGGATTACTATATTTCTTTTGACAATGTCCGTGTTGGGGAACTTCAAGCTCAGGCCATCATTGACCAAGCGCCGACAGGTAATATCGTCTACATCGGTGGAGCTGATACGGACAACAACGCGCATATGTTCAAGACGGGGGCAATGAACATTTTGAAGCCGCTAGAAGAGAAAGGCGATATTAAAATTGTGTATGACCAGTTCTCTAAAGACTGGAAGCCGGAAGAGGCTTTAAAGAATATGGAGAATGCGCTGACCGCCGTAAAGAATGACGTGCAGGGCGTAGTGGCAGCGAATGACGGTACGGCTGGCGGAGCGATTCAGGCTCTGACTTCACAAGGCATGGCCGGACAAATTCCGGTATCCGGTCAGGATGCAGATTTGGCCGCGGTACAGCGGATTGCGGAAGGCACGCAGCAAATGACGGTGTATAAACCGATTAAATCGATTGCCACGAAGGCGGCAGAAATGGCTATGGCGGCGGCCAAGGGGGAAGACATTTCGACGGACACGACGGTGTACAATGGAAAAATTGATGTTCCATCCGTATTGCTCGATCCGATTCCGGTCAGCAAGGATGAGCTATCTATTTTGATCGAAGACGGATTCCACAAACTGGAGGATGTATACAAAAACGTTCCTAAAGATCAATGGCCGCAGTAG
- a CDS encoding xylose ABC transporter ATP-binding protein gives MNVLEMVNISKEFPGVKALDQVNFKLQKGEIHALCGENGAGKSTLMKVLSGLYPAGTYSGELLIGGEKKEFHNIVDAEKAGITIIHQELALVKDMTVGENIFLGSEPQARGVIRWDELYHNAALWLKRVGLNISPHTKIGSMGIGQQQLVEIAKALSKHTQILILDEPTAALTEGEVAILMKILNQLRSEGVSCIYISHKMPEVFELADSITVLRDGKTVATLDRHETNDDHVVSLMVGRELMERYPRVEHTPGEIVFEAKNYNVWHPEKRDQKVIKAVNFNLRKGEILGIAGLMGAGRTELVSSLFGAYEGHAEGEVIIEGMPVRIRSVANAIEAGIALVSEDRKRQGLVMNMDVKTNTTMATMSKVSRLGVINENEEIKWGMRYVQDLKTKTASLETEVGTLSGGNQQKVVISKWLMSDPKILIMDEPTRGIDVGAKYEIYHLMNQLVEQGVAIIMISSELPEVLGMSDRILVMSEGKFVREFDWREATQENIMQAATGGK, from the coding sequence ATGAACGTATTAGAAATGGTGAATATCAGCAAGGAATTTCCAGGCGTCAAGGCGCTGGATCAGGTGAACTTCAAGTTGCAGAAGGGCGAAATTCATGCTTTATGTGGCGAGAACGGGGCGGGCAAGTCCACGCTGATGAAAGTGCTGAGCGGTCTGTATCCAGCAGGAACTTACAGTGGTGAGCTGCTCATCGGCGGTGAGAAGAAAGAGTTTCATAATATTGTGGATGCGGAAAAGGCGGGCATTACGATAATCCATCAGGAACTGGCACTCGTGAAAGATATGACGGTAGGCGAGAATATTTTTCTTGGCTCGGAGCCGCAAGCGCGCGGTGTCATCCGCTGGGATGAGTTGTATCACAATGCTGCTCTGTGGCTGAAAAGAGTGGGGCTGAACATTTCACCGCACACAAAAATCGGCAGCATGGGCATCGGTCAACAGCAGCTCGTGGAAATCGCCAAAGCGCTGTCCAAGCATACGCAAATCCTGATCCTGGACGAACCGACGGCGGCACTGACCGAAGGTGAAGTCGCCATTCTGATGAAAATTCTGAATCAACTTCGCAGCGAAGGAGTTTCCTGTATATATATTTCGCATAAAATGCCGGAGGTGTTCGAGCTCGCGGATTCGATTACGGTGCTGCGCGACGGGAAGACCGTAGCGACGCTGGATCGCCATGAAACGAACGATGACCATGTTGTGTCGCTCATGGTGGGCCGTGAGTTGATGGAACGCTACCCAAGGGTAGAGCATACGCCTGGGGAGATCGTGTTTGAGGCAAAGAACTATAATGTATGGCATCCCGAAAAACGGGATCAGAAAGTGATCAAGGCTGTAAATTTCAATTTACGCAAGGGAGAAATTTTAGGGATCGCGGGATTGATGGGAGCAGGTCGTACTGAGCTGGTAAGCAGCCTGTTTGGCGCTTATGAAGGACACGCCGAGGGCGAGGTAATAATCGAGGGCATGCCGGTACGAATTCGTTCAGTGGCTAACGCGATCGAAGCAGGTATCGCTTTGGTCAGCGAGGATCGGAAGCGTCAAGGGCTTGTAATGAACATGGATGTGAAGACCAACACGACGATGGCGACGATGAGCAAGGTATCGAGGCTTGGTGTCATCAACGAGAATGAAGAGATTAAGTGGGGAATGCGTTATGTGCAGGATTTAAAGACCAAAACAGCATCGCTTGAAACGGAGGTCGGCACGTTGTCTGGCGGGAATCAGCAGAAGGTTGTCATCAGTAAGTGGCTAATGTCCGATCCGAAGATTCTGATTATGGATGAACCCACCCGGGGAATCGACGTTGGAGCGAAGTATGAAATATATCATTTGATGAATCAGTTGGTTGAGCAAGGCGTAGCTATTATTATGATTTCCTCGGAGCTTCCAGAAGTGCTTGGTATGAGTGACCGGATTTTGGTCATGAGCGAAGGGAAGTTCGTGCGTGAGTTTGATTGGCGCGAAGCGACGCAGGAGAATATTATGCAAGCCGCAACGGGAGGGAAATAA
- a CDS encoding sugar ABC transporter permease — translation MLQNELQKQNASVTKTSLWGSLFGKMDVRAYTMVGALVLIWVLFGILDPTFLTARNLSNLFTQMSVTSILAIGMVLVIVAGHIDLSVGSIVGLTGGIAAILSNWMGLPPIIVIVGTLAAGAVLGLVQGWLVAYKMIPAFIVTLGGMMVFRGVLMGVTESMTIPVSDPVLAMLGNAYFAKGFGIIIAAIAIGLFIWSAIRKRRSRQKYGFEVASLGVDMIKIAVISLLIISFVLIMNNYKGIPFPIIFVIALAVIFYFLSTKTTFGRHIYAIGGNKEAARLSGINIHKKTMLIFLLSGLLSSIAAIVLTSRLASATITAGTMAEMDAIAACVIGGTSLMGGAGTVIGALIGALVMTSLDNGMSLMGLESFWQYVVKGSILVFAVWLDISNRRKGVK, via the coding sequence ATGCTGCAAAACGAACTTCAAAAGCAAAATGCTTCCGTAACGAAAACGTCGCTTTGGGGCAGTTTATTCGGAAAAATGGACGTACGTGCCTATACGATGGTTGGGGCGCTGGTGTTGATTTGGGTTCTGTTCGGTATATTAGATCCTACGTTTTTGACCGCACGTAATCTTTCTAACTTGTTTACGCAAATGTCAGTCACCTCAATTCTGGCTATAGGTATGGTGCTGGTTATCGTCGCCGGCCATATCGACTTGTCAGTCGGTTCGATTGTCGGGCTGACGGGGGGTATTGCGGCCATTCTGAGTAACTGGATGGGGCTTCCGCCGATTATTGTCATCGTTGGCACATTGGCAGCTGGAGCTGTGCTGGGATTGGTGCAGGGCTGGCTTGTCGCTTATAAAATGATTCCTGCTTTTATCGTTACTCTCGGCGGGATGATGGTGTTCCGGGGTGTTCTGATGGGCGTTACCGAATCGATGACAATCCCGGTATCCGATCCCGTGCTGGCCATGCTGGGTAATGCGTACTTTGCCAAAGGATTCGGGATTATTATCGCTGCTATCGCCATTGGGTTGTTCATATGGAGTGCTATAAGAAAGCGTCGTTCCCGGCAAAAGTATGGATTTGAGGTTGCTTCGCTTGGTGTGGATATGATTAAAATTGCTGTGATCTCGCTGCTGATCATCTCATTTGTGCTTATAATGAACAACTATAAGGGTATTCCGTTCCCGATCATCTTTGTTATCGCACTGGCCGTTATCTTCTATTTTCTTTCTACGAAGACGACCTTTGGACGTCATATCTATGCGATTGGCGGAAATAAGGAGGCGGCTCGGTTATCTGGAATTAACATCCATAAGAAGACGATGCTGATCTTCCTCCTCAGCGGCCTACTCAGCTCGATCGCTGCCATCGTCTTAACGTCTCGTCTGGCTTCAGCGACAATTACCGCAGGGACGATGGCCGAGATGGACGCTATTGCCGCATGCGTTATTGGCGGCACCTCGTTAATGGGTGGCGCGGGCACCGTCATCGGCGCCCTGATCGGCGCCCTGGTTATGACCTCGCTCGACAACGGTATGTCGCTAATGGGGCTGGAATCGTTCTGGCAATATGTCGTTAAGGGTTCCATCCTCGTCTTCGCGGTCTGGCTGGACATTTCCAATCGCCGCAAGGGCGTGAAATAA
- a CDS encoding YitT family protein — MMVESKTSASRASIKKSKVSKPVAFISKIFFITLGAMIAGVGLELFLVPNAIIDGGITGISLMLTNITGIPLGIFLFVINLPFVFVAYKQVGKKFAFSSLYGIAVLSLTSGFLHHVEAFTHDKLLAVLFGALLLGGGVGLVLRLGGTTDGAEIVAILFSKKVNVSVGQIILVINIVIFIVAGFLLGWDSAMYSIFTYFIASKIMDIIVEGLDESKSVTIITKQYEEVAEAIMRNLGRSTTYLYARGGMSKEEMQVIYCVVSRLELSMLKTVVREIDPGAFIAIETVSDVMGGSFTKEKAH, encoded by the coding sequence ATGATGGTAGAAAGTAAGACAAGTGCAAGTAGAGCAAGTATTAAAAAATCGAAAGTAAGCAAACCGGTAGCATTTATTTCAAAGATATTTTTTATTACCTTAGGAGCAATGATTGCCGGGGTAGGCTTGGAACTATTTCTGGTACCTAATGCGATTATTGATGGCGGAATAACGGGGATATCGCTGATGTTAACGAATATTACCGGTATTCCGTTAGGGATATTCCTATTTGTGATAAATCTTCCTTTTGTTTTTGTCGCATATAAACAGGTAGGTAAGAAATTCGCGTTCTCTTCTCTTTACGGTATCGCGGTGCTCTCTTTGACTTCGGGGTTTTTGCATCATGTTGAGGCTTTTACGCATGATAAATTACTTGCCGTACTATTTGGTGCCTTGCTTCTTGGTGGAGGTGTCGGTTTAGTGCTAAGGCTTGGAGGAACGACGGATGGAGCGGAGATTGTAGCTATTTTATTCTCGAAGAAAGTAAATGTTTCTGTGGGGCAGATCATTCTCGTTATTAACATTGTTATTTTTATCGTTGCTGGCTTCTTGCTTGGTTGGGATTCCGCGATGTATTCGATTTTTACATACTTTATTGCATCTAAAATAATGGATATTATTGTAGAAGGCCTGGATGAATCGAAGTCCGTAACGATCATTACAAAGCAATATGAGGAAGTTGCGGAAGCGATTATGAGAAATTTGGGTAGAAGTACAACATACCTTTATGCCAGAGGCGGGATGAGCAAGGAGGAGATGCAAGTCATTTATTGCGTCGTCAGTCGGCTGGAGTTGTCCATGTTGAAAACGGTCGTTCGAGAAATTGATCCTGGAGCATTTATTGCGATCGAGACCGTGTCCGATGTTATGGGGGGCAGCTTTACGAAGGAAAAAGCACACTAA
- a CDS encoding alpha/beta fold hydrolase, with product MCYIEVEQGVKIFVEDVNPGPGSIPILFIHGWPVNHKMFEYQWNILPKYGYRCIGIDLRGFGKSDRPWMGYDYNRLADDVRAVVASLGLNSFILTGFSIGGAIAIRYMARYAGYGVCKLVLISAAAPRFSKSKNYPYGLPVEDINALINQTYRNRPQMVAEFGEKFFYSKITPAFRDWFQDLGLAASGHGTIQCLFSLRDEDLRPDLNRITVPTGLFHGAHDQYVPFASAEVLHRGIPQSELYRFERSGHGVFYDELEAFNEAYLHFLRK from the coding sequence ATGTGCTATATCGAGGTAGAACAAGGGGTAAAAATATTTGTCGAAGATGTTAATCCCGGTCCCGGAAGTATACCGATTCTGTTTATCCATGGCTGGCCGGTCAATCATAAAATGTTTGAATATCAGTGGAATATTCTCCCTAAATATGGGTACCGCTGTATAGGTATAGATTTACGCGGGTTCGGGAAATCGGATCGCCCGTGGATGGGGTATGATTACAACAGACTTGCCGACGATGTGCGCGCTGTCGTGGCATCACTTGGGCTCAACTCATTTATACTTACCGGGTTTTCGATCGGCGGAGCGATTGCCATTCGATATATGGCTCGTTATGCAGGCTACGGGGTGTGCAAGTTAGTGCTGATTTCAGCGGCCGCCCCGCGATTTTCAAAATCGAAGAATTATCCCTATGGACTTCCCGTTGAAGATATAAATGCACTCATTAATCAAACCTATAGGAATCGTCCACAGATGGTGGCGGAGTTCGGGGAGAAATTTTTTTATAGCAAAATTACTCCGGCCTTTCGGGATTGGTTTCAAGATTTAGGACTAGCGGCATCCGGTCATGGCACAATTCAATGCTTGTTTTCTTTGCGGGATGAAGACTTGCGGCCTGATCTGAATCGAATTACGGTTCCGACAGGACTATTCCATGGAGCACATGATCAATACGTTCCTTTTGCATCGGCAGAGGTATTACATCGGGGAATTCCACAATCTGAGCTCTACCGATTTGAGAGGAGCGGGCATGGGGTGTTTTATGATGAACTAGAGGCTTTTAATGAAGCTTATTTACACTTTTTGCGCAAATAG
- the lexA gene encoding transcriptional repressor LexA: MSKVSSRQQAILEFIRSEVRLKGYPPSVREIGEAVGLASSSTVHGHLDRLEKKGFIRRDPTKPRAIELLGQEDSENLGLFAHSVARVPVIGKVTAGVPITATENIEDYFPLPQQYAGDGEIFMLSVVGDSMIEAGIHSGDYVIVRKQQTANNGEIVVAMTEDDEATIKTFYKEKDHIRLQPENPTMEPLRLKHVTILGKVVGLFRDLH; encoded by the coding sequence ATGTCGAAAGTTTCTAGCCGTCAGCAAGCTATTCTTGAATTTATACGCTCTGAAGTAAGATTGAAAGGTTACCCGCCTTCCGTACGCGAAATCGGCGAAGCCGTCGGACTAGCTTCCAGTTCCACTGTACACGGACATCTGGATCGGCTAGAGAAGAAAGGATTTATCCGGCGTGATCCTACGAAGCCTAGAGCGATCGAATTGCTTGGACAAGAAGATTCAGAGAATCTCGGTCTGTTTGCACATTCCGTAGCACGCGTTCCTGTCATTGGCAAAGTGACTGCCGGAGTTCCGATAACAGCTACGGAGAACATTGAGGATTATTTCCCACTTCCACAGCAATATGCGGGAGATGGTGAAATTTTTATGTTATCCGTCGTTGGCGACAGCATGATTGAAGCAGGGATTCATAGCGGAGACTATGTTATTGTACGTAAACAACAAACAGCCAACAACGGTGAGATCGTCGTTGCCATGACCGAAGACGACGAAGCGACAATAAAGACGTTCTACAAGGAGAAGGATCATATCCGTCTTCAGCCTGAGAATCCGACGATGGAGCCGCTGCGTTTAAAGCATGTAACGATATTGGGCAAAGTTGTCGGCCTGTTCCGCGATCTACACTAA